Proteins found in one Patagioenas fasciata isolate bPatFas1 chromosome 13, bPatFas1.hap1, whole genome shotgun sequence genomic segment:
- the KIAA0513 gene encoding uncharacterized protein KIAA0513 homolog isoform X3 yields MEAPLDVPVGNLIDFDAETPPCIPSEPSPPATPSGNGHLGDMGNAAGEESDATESADSENDMGDSPRRWGGYRRSSSAESFSSSQSTESARDEAMAERREFMRHYVEKIFTGREDLEQEEKARFGELCSGENGKGREWFARYVSAQRCNSKCVSEQTFYRLMQSFALVLFECHQMDDFSPAKNLMTMCFTYYYVGKTQTLPLEVKEKPMGSIDSYLKSANTWLSEKKDIAERLLKNTSAKTENVKGFFGGLETKLKGPTTKKNEESEDKPKEKLKKTVSVQSPEEEDKKGEKIYLYMHLKQQPIWHNLRFWNAAFFDAVHCERRKRSPTTREKWCHMTQEERDDSLRFNENITFGQLGTFIHNMLAFGLNKKLCSDFLKKQATIGNLDEEQYKLLSDHIEQMATE; encoded by the exons ATGGAGGCTCCCCTGGATGTGCCCGTAGGAAACCTCATTGACTTTGATGCCGAAACACCCCCCTGCATCCCCTCAGAACCCTCTCCTCCCGCCACCCCCAGCGGCAACGGgcacctgggggacatggggaatgcAGCCGGGGAGGAGAGTGATGCCACCGAGTCGGCGGACAGTGAGAACGACATGGGTGACTCTCCCAGGCGCTGGGGCGGGTATCGCCGCTCCTCCTCCGCCGAGTCCTTCTCCTCCAGCCAGAGCACTGAGTCGGCACGGGACGAGGCGATGGCTGAGCGCCGGGAGTTCATGCGGCATTATGTGGAGAAGATTTTCACCGGGAG AGAGGATTTGGAGCAAGAGGAGAAGGCCAGATTTGGAGAGCTCTGCAGCGGCGAGAACGGGAAGGGCAGGGAGTGGTTTGCCAGATACGTGAGTGCCCAG CGCTGCAACTCCAAGTGCGTATCGGAGCAGACCTTCTACCGCCTGATGCAGTCCTTCGCCCTCGTGCTCTTTGA GTGTCACCAGATGGATGACTTCAGCCCTGCCAAGAACCTCATGACCATGTGTTTCACCTACTACTATGTGG GCAAGACCCAGACGCTGCCCTTGGAGGTCAAGGAGAAGCCCATGGGCAGCATCGACTCATACCTGAAGTCGGCCAACACCTGGCTGTCGGAGAAGAAGGACATTGCAGAGCGACTGCTGAAAAACACATCAGCGAAGACGGAGAATGTCAAGGGCTTCTTTGGGGGCCTGGAGACCAAACTGAAGGGTCCTACCACCAAAAAGAATGA GGAAAGTGAGGACAAACCAAAGGAGAAGCTGAAGAAGACAG TTTCTGTGCAGAGCCCAGAGGAGGAGGACAAGAAAGGAGAGAAGATCTACCTGTACATGCACCtcaagcagcagcccatctg GCACAACCTGAGGTTTTGGAATGCCGCCTTCTTCGATGCCGTGCACTGCGAGCGCAGGAAGCGGTCCCCCACCACCAG GGAGAAGTGGTGCCACATGACACAGGAGGAGCGGGACGACAGCCTCCGCTTCAACGAGAACATCACCTTTGGGCAGCTGGG CACCTTCATTCACAACATGCTGGCATTTGGCCTGAACAAGAAGCTCTGCAGCGATTTTCTGAAGAAGCAGGCGACCATTGGCAATTTGGATGAAG AGCAATACAAGCTGCTCAGTGACCACATCGAGCAGATGGCAACCGAATAA
- the KIAA0513 gene encoding uncharacterized protein KIAA0513 homolog isoform X1, producing the protein MEAPLDVPVGNLIDFDAETPPCIPSEPSPPATPSGNGHLGDMGNAAGEESDATESADSENDMGDSPRRWGGYRRSSSAESFSSSQSTESARDEAMAERREFMRHYVEKIFTGREDLEQEEKARFGELCSGENGKGREWFARYVSAQRCNSKCVSEQTFYRLMQSFALVLFECHQMDDFSPAKNLMTMCFTYYYVGKTQTLPLEVKEKPMGSIDSYLKSANTWLSEKKDIAERLLKNTSAKTENVKGFFGGLETKLKGPTTKKNEESEDKPKEKLKKTVSVQSPEEEDKKGEKIYLYMHLKQQPIWHNLRFWNAAFFDAVHCERRKRSPTTRGNAGEEEEQREKWCHMTQEERDDSLRFNENITFGQLGSLNFPNLFYSSTGMLLGRDAPRLLFQKDLKARLSHGVHRQICRQGPGQ; encoded by the exons ATGGAGGCTCCCCTGGATGTGCCCGTAGGAAACCTCATTGACTTTGATGCCGAAACACCCCCCTGCATCCCCTCAGAACCCTCTCCTCCCGCCACCCCCAGCGGCAACGGgcacctgggggacatggggaatgcAGCCGGGGAGGAGAGTGATGCCACCGAGTCGGCGGACAGTGAGAACGACATGGGTGACTCTCCCAGGCGCTGGGGCGGGTATCGCCGCTCCTCCTCCGCCGAGTCCTTCTCCTCCAGCCAGAGCACTGAGTCGGCACGGGACGAGGCGATGGCTGAGCGCCGGGAGTTCATGCGGCATTATGTGGAGAAGATTTTCACCGGGAG AGAGGATTTGGAGCAAGAGGAGAAGGCCAGATTTGGAGAGCTCTGCAGCGGCGAGAACGGGAAGGGCAGGGAGTGGTTTGCCAGATACGTGAGTGCCCAG CGCTGCAACTCCAAGTGCGTATCGGAGCAGACCTTCTACCGCCTGATGCAGTCCTTCGCCCTCGTGCTCTTTGA GTGTCACCAGATGGATGACTTCAGCCCTGCCAAGAACCTCATGACCATGTGTTTCACCTACTACTATGTGG GCAAGACCCAGACGCTGCCCTTGGAGGTCAAGGAGAAGCCCATGGGCAGCATCGACTCATACCTGAAGTCGGCCAACACCTGGCTGTCGGAGAAGAAGGACATTGCAGAGCGACTGCTGAAAAACACATCAGCGAAGACGGAGAATGTCAAGGGCTTCTTTGGGGGCCTGGAGACCAAACTGAAGGGTCCTACCACCAAAAAGAATGA GGAAAGTGAGGACAAACCAAAGGAGAAGCTGAAGAAGACAG TTTCTGTGCAGAGCCCAGAGGAGGAGGACAAGAAAGGAGAGAAGATCTACCTGTACATGCACCtcaagcagcagcccatctg GCACAACCTGAGGTTTTGGAATGCCGCCTTCTTCGATGCCGTGCACTGCGAGCGCAGGAAGCGGTCCCCCACCACCAG AGGGAAcgctggagaggaagaggagcagag GGAGAAGTGGTGCCACATGACACAGGAGGAGCGGGACGACAGCCTCCGCTTCAACGAGAACATCACCTTTGGGCAGCTGGG GAGCCTGAACTTCCCAAATCTGTTTTATAGCAGCACTGGGATGCTGTTGGGAAGAGATGCTCCTCGGCTCCTCTTTCAGAAGGACTTGAAGGcaaggctgagtcatggtgtgcACAGACAGATCTGCAGACAGGGCCCTGGGCAGTAA
- the KIAA0513 gene encoding uncharacterized protein KIAA0513 homolog isoform X2, which yields MEAPLDVPVGNLIDFDAETPPCIPSEPSPPATPSGNGHLGDMGNAAGEESDATESADSENDMGDSPRRWGGYRRSSSAESFSSSQSTESARDEAMAERREFMRHYVEKIFTGREDLEQEEKARFGELCSGENGKGREWFARYVSAQRCNSKCVSEQTFYRLMQSFALVLFECHQMDDFSPAKNLMTMCFTYYYVGKTQTLPLEVKEKPMGSIDSYLKSANTWLSEKKDIAERLLKNTSAKTENVKGFFGGLETKLKGPTTKKNEESEDKPKEKLKKTVSVQSPEEEDKKGEKIYLYMHLKQQPIWHNLRFWNAAFFDAVHCERRKRSPTTRGNAGEEEEQREKWCHMTQEERDDSLRFNENITFGQLGTFIHNMLAFGLNKKLCSDFLKKQATIGNLDEEQYKLLSDHIEQMATE from the exons ATGGAGGCTCCCCTGGATGTGCCCGTAGGAAACCTCATTGACTTTGATGCCGAAACACCCCCCTGCATCCCCTCAGAACCCTCTCCTCCCGCCACCCCCAGCGGCAACGGgcacctgggggacatggggaatgcAGCCGGGGAGGAGAGTGATGCCACCGAGTCGGCGGACAGTGAGAACGACATGGGTGACTCTCCCAGGCGCTGGGGCGGGTATCGCCGCTCCTCCTCCGCCGAGTCCTTCTCCTCCAGCCAGAGCACTGAGTCGGCACGGGACGAGGCGATGGCTGAGCGCCGGGAGTTCATGCGGCATTATGTGGAGAAGATTTTCACCGGGAG AGAGGATTTGGAGCAAGAGGAGAAGGCCAGATTTGGAGAGCTCTGCAGCGGCGAGAACGGGAAGGGCAGGGAGTGGTTTGCCAGATACGTGAGTGCCCAG CGCTGCAACTCCAAGTGCGTATCGGAGCAGACCTTCTACCGCCTGATGCAGTCCTTCGCCCTCGTGCTCTTTGA GTGTCACCAGATGGATGACTTCAGCCCTGCCAAGAACCTCATGACCATGTGTTTCACCTACTACTATGTGG GCAAGACCCAGACGCTGCCCTTGGAGGTCAAGGAGAAGCCCATGGGCAGCATCGACTCATACCTGAAGTCGGCCAACACCTGGCTGTCGGAGAAGAAGGACATTGCAGAGCGACTGCTGAAAAACACATCAGCGAAGACGGAGAATGTCAAGGGCTTCTTTGGGGGCCTGGAGACCAAACTGAAGGGTCCTACCACCAAAAAGAATGA GGAAAGTGAGGACAAACCAAAGGAGAAGCTGAAGAAGACAG TTTCTGTGCAGAGCCCAGAGGAGGAGGACAAGAAAGGAGAGAAGATCTACCTGTACATGCACCtcaagcagcagcccatctg GCACAACCTGAGGTTTTGGAATGCCGCCTTCTTCGATGCCGTGCACTGCGAGCGCAGGAAGCGGTCCCCCACCACCAG AGGGAAcgctggagaggaagaggagcagag GGAGAAGTGGTGCCACATGACACAGGAGGAGCGGGACGACAGCCTCCGCTTCAACGAGAACATCACCTTTGGGCAGCTGGG CACCTTCATTCACAACATGCTGGCATTTGGCCTGAACAAGAAGCTCTGCAGCGATTTTCTGAAGAAGCAGGCGACCATTGGCAATTTGGATGAAG AGCAATACAAGCTGCTCAGTGACCACATCGAGCAGATGGCAACCGAATAA